The following proteins are co-located in the Meriones unguiculatus strain TT.TT164.6M chromosome 4, Bangor_MerUng_6.1, whole genome shotgun sequence genome:
- the Hand2 gene encoding heart- and neural crest derivatives-expressed protein 2: MSLVGGFPHHPVVHHEGYPFAAAAAAAAAAAAASRCGHEENPYFHGWLLGHPEMSPPDYSMALSYSPEYASGAAGLDHSHYGGVPPGAGPPGLGGPRPVKRRGTANRKERRRTQSINSAFAELRECIPNVPADTKLSKIKTLRLATSYIAYLMDLLAKDDQNGEAEAFKAEIKKTDVKEEKRKKELNEILKSTVSSNDKKTKGRTGWPQHVWALELKQ, encoded by the exons ATGAGTCTGGTGGGGGGCTTTCCCCACCATCCCGTGGTGCACCATGAAGGCTACCCgttcgccgccgccgccgctgccgccgccgccgccgctgccgccagCCGCTGCGGCCACGAGGAGAACCCCTACTTCCACGGCTGGCTCCTCGGCCACCCGGAGATGTCGCCCCCCGACTACAGCATGGCCCTGTCCTACAGCCCGGAGTACGCCAGCGGCGCCGCGGGCCTGGACCACTCCCATTATGGGGGAGTGCCGCCGGGTGCGGGGCCTCCGGGCCTGGGGGGGCCGCGCCCGGTGAAGCGCCGGGGCACCGCCAACCGCAAAGAGCGGCGCAGGACTCAGAGCATCAACAGCGCCTTCGCCGAGCTGCGCGAGTGCATCCCCAACGTGCCCGCCGACACCAAACTCTCCAAAATCAAGACGCTGCGCCTGGCCACCAGCTACATCGCCTACCTCATGGATCTGCTGGCCAAGGACGACCAGAACGGCGAGGCGGAGGCCTTCAAGGCAGAGATCAAGAAGACCGACgtgaaagaggagaagaggaagaaagagctg AACGAAATCTTAAAAAGCACAGTGAGCAGCAACGACAAGAAAACCAAAGGCCGGACAGGCTGGCCGCAGCACGTCTGGGCCCTGGAGCTGAAGCAgtga